The region TACTTTTATGTGGCGGGCAGCGGTTTCCGGCGCCTGATCCATGCCTTCAAGTACCGCGGGGGATGGAAGCTGGCGGTCGAGATGGGCGAATGGTTCGGGGCGGAGATGCGCGAAGGCGGCCTGTACGGCGACGTGGAGGTGGTGGTGCCCGTGCCGCTGCACTGGCGCAAACGTCTGCGCAGGGGATACAACCAGTCGGAGTATCTGGCCGAGGGGATGGCCCGTTCGCTGGGATGCGGGGTCGATGCGCGCAGCGTCGTGCGGCGGGTGCACAACCGGAGCCAGGCCCTCAGCGGACGGGAGCACCGTTGGGAAAACGTGCAGGGCATTTTCGGCGTGCGGAATCCGGCTGCGCTGGCGGGGAAACATGTCCTGCTGGTGGACGATGTTCTCACGTCGGGATTCACGGTCGCCTCCTGTGCGGAGGAGATTCTGCGGCGGGTGCCGGACTGCCGGCTGAGCGTGGCTACGCTGGCCGTCTCGCGCAGCGAACTGCTGACGGCCCATCCCCTGAAACCCGGCCGGCCGCCGAAGGAAAAAGAGTACGAATATTTTCTGGAACCATGATCTATATTGAAACGCCGCGCCTGTTGCTGCGCGACTGGTCGGACGCCGACCTGCCCCTGTTCGCCGCCATGAATGCCGATCCGGCGGTGATGGAGTTTTTCCCGGGAACGCTGACCCCGGCGGAGTCGGAGGCCTTTTATCGCCGTATCCGGGACGAGTTCGCCGATTCCGGATACGGGCTTTATGCCGTGGAGAGGAAGATCGACGGATGTTTTATCGGCTATACCGGGCTGCACCGTGCCCTTTTCGAAGCCGATTTCACCCCCTGCATCGAGATCGGATGGCGCCTGTGTCATGCGGCGTGGGGGAACGGATTCGCGCCGGAAGCCGCGGCGGCCGTGCTGGACTATGCCTTCGGCCTGCTGGGGATGACGGAGGTCTGTTCGTTCACCGCGGCGGTCAACCTGCGTTCGCAGCGGGTGATGGAGAAGATCGGCATGGAACCGGCGGGGCGCTTCGTCCATCCGTCCCTGCCCCGGGAGAGTTCCCTCTCGGAGCATGTGCTCTACCGGGCCCGGATCGGAAACGCCGGCGTGGAATAATTCCGGCCGGCGTTCGGGGATGCGGTACGTGCGGGATTCCGCACGAAAATCTATTTTTTCAGAAAATCGTTGCCGTTCCTGAGCCAGTAGGTGGGGCTCAGCATCCCCTTGCTCGAAAGGGTGGTCATCGACTCCTTTCCCGAGCGGGGCAGGGTCTCCAGCAGGGCCGGGTCGCCCAGTTCCCGGAAAATGGGATCGTAGGGGTCGAACCGGTTGAAGGTGTAGATGCCGTTGACCCCGGCCTGCCATGCCTTGTAGGCCTCCGTGCGCCAGAGCTCCTCCACGGATGTGTTTTCGGGATCTCCACCTCCGAGCAGTCTCCGCTGTTCGATGCAGGCGTAGACGGGTATGTCGTACTGTCGTCCGATGGCGGCCAGGTGGGCCCAGGGCTCGAATTTGAGGTAGTCGGCGGCGGTGACCAGGTCGATCAGCTCCTCCCTGAGCCACTGTTCCCAGTCGAGCCCGATGGCCTTAGCAAAACCGAACGAGTCGGGGACCCGGACGGCGATCAGCACGGGTCTGCCCCTCCGTCTGCCCTCGCGGTCGCAGAGGTCCCGGATCTCCCGGATCATGGCGGTCATCTTGTCGCAGTCGGCCTGGGTGACCGGTTCGCCGAGGAACTGCGCCTTGAAAAAGTGGGGATGCCGGAAGAAGTCGAGTTCGACGCCGTCGATGTCGTATCGGGTCACCACGTCGTCGAGCATGGCGACGATCAGGCGGCGCACGGGCTCCTGTCCGTAGTCGAAGGCCGACCAGCGGCCGGAAAGCACAGGGGTTTTCACCCCTTTTTTGCCGACGATCAGTTCGGGATGTTCGCGTTTGAAGGCGCTGATGAACTCGTATTCCTGGCCCGAGTCGTGGGTGTCGTTCATGCGCAGCGACCAGAAGACCTCCTTGCCGTGCTGATGGCAGAAGTTCGTGATGACGCTGAGCGTGTCGGTGCCCAGCCGGGCCAGTTCGTCGGCCACGTATCCTTTGCCGGAATTGGTCTGGCGTTCGCTGACCGAACTTTTGTGGTGGTGTACGTTGGTGACCCCGGAGCAGTAGAACACGGAATCCACCTGCGAATCGACCAGTCCCTGCGTACGCCTGCTCAGAAAGAGTTCGGGGGTGACCGGCTTGCTTTCGTTCCACCGGGCGTCGTTTCCGTCGTTGTTCATGATGATGCGTCGGGTGCGGCGGCGGGCCCGTTTGCGGGCTTCGAGCATTTCGTCGGATTTTCCGGCGCCGTTTTTCCGGCCCGGATCGTTTTTCGGAGCGACGGCGGCCGTGGCCTTTTCGTATCCCGTGGCCAGGGGCGCCAGTCCGAGCGCCACCAGGTATTTCAGCATCTCTCTGCGGTTCATCTTCATTCGGTTTTCAGGGTTATTTGTAATATTTGTGTGATAAATATAGGTGTTTATTTTCAATATTCAAATTTTTCGGAAAATTTTATCGGCGGACAGGTTCCGCAGGGGAGGGACCGGGTGCCTTTGGGGGTGTCGGGTGCGGACGGCGGGGAGAAGAGACAGGGTGTTTTCCATACAGAGGGTGCGATGCTCCGGATCGTAGTCCGTCGGCGGAACGGGAACCGGCCGGACCGGTGCATCTGCCCCGGAAACGACAACGCCCCTGTCGCAAAGGCCTGCGGCAGGGGCGCTGTCCCGGGTTCCGGGAACTCCCGGGACCGAACCGGGCTAAACGGTCATGATCTCCTTCTCCTTGGCATCGAGGAGCTCTTCGAGTTTTTTGGAGAATTTGTCGGTCAGTTTCTGGGTTTCGGTCTCGCCGTCTTTGGCCATATCTTCGGGCATGCCCTCCTTCTGGGCCTTCTTGAATCCCTCCACGGCGTCGCGGCGGGCGTTGCGCAGGCTGACGCGGGCGGTCTCGGCGTCGGAACGCACCTGTTTGACCAGCTGTTTGCGGCGTTCCTCGGTGAGGGCCGGGATGGTCAGCCGGATCTGTTCGCCGTTGTTCGAGGGTGTCAGGCCCAGGTTGGCCACCAGGATGGCTTTCTCGATGGCGGGGATCAGCTTCTTCTCCCACGGCTGGATCAGGATCGTCTTGGCGTCCGGCACGGTCACGCTGGCTACCTGCGGGATGGCGGTCGGAGTGCCGTAGTACTCCACCATCACGCCGTTCAGCACGTTGGGGCTCGCCTTGCCGGCACGCACGCTCAGCAGCGATTCGGTCAGATGTTCGATCGCCTTCTGCATCTTCTCCGATGCGATGTCGAGGATCAGTTTGTATTCGTCAGTCATCTCTATTTGGTTTTTAACAGTTTTTCGATGCGGTCGCAGAACTGGTCGAACAGGGTGGCCGAATAGCCGATCTCGCTCCCGACGATCGTGCCGTCGCGGCCGACGAGGAAATTGCGCGGAATGCCCGTCGCGGCGAACAGCGGATAGATCTTCTTGTCGGGGTCGAGCCCCATCGGGAAAGTGTAGCCCGTCTTTTTGCGGAATGCCTCGACCGTGGCGGCCGTCTCCCCGCGCGAAATGGGCAGGAAGAGGAACTCTTCGCCCGCGAAGCGGTCTATGATATCCTTTTGCACGCGCGCCAGTTCGGCCCGGCAGGGCGGACACCACGTGGCCCAGAAGTTGACCACCACCACCTTGCCCTTCAGGTCGGCCATGCGGATTTTGCTGCCGTCGGTCATCGTGACGGTGAAATCGGGCACCGGCTGGCCCGTCTTTACCCGCACATCCTTGTCTTCCCGGGGTTCCCCGATCACCTGGGCGGCGGAACCCAGCGTCAGTGCGGCCAGCGCCGCAGTCAGCAGAACGGATAGTCTTTTCATGTCGTTTTTCGTTTTAAAGCGGAAACGCGTGCGTTCATTCGTGCACGAGCGTTCCGATCTTCTCCCCTGCAACGACCTTGCCCAGATTGCCTTCGGTGTCCATGTCGAAGACGATGACCGGCAGCCGGTTCTCCTTGCAGAGGGTGAAGGCGGTGAGGTCCATCACTTTCAGTCCGCGGGCGTAGACCTCGTCGAACGAGATTTCGTCGAACCGGACGGCCGCGGGGTCCTTCTCCGGGTCTGCCGTGTAGACGCCGTCCACCCGGGTGCCCTTGAGCATCACGTCGGCCTCTACCTCCACGCCGCGCAGGGCCGAGGCCGTGTCGGTCGAGAAGAAGGGGTTGGACGTGCCGCCGCCGACGATGACCACCTCGCCCGCCCGCATGCATTCCAGCGCCCGGGCCTTCGAGTAGTATTCGCCGATCGGCTCCATACGGATCGAGGTGAGCACGCGGGCCTTCACCCCTTCGCTTTCGAGCGCCGACTGGAGGGCCAGCGAGTTGATGATCGTGGCGAGCATGCCCATCTGGTCGCCTTTCACCCGGTCGAAGCCGCGGTTCACGCCGCTCAGACCCCGGAAGATGTTGCCTCCTCCGATCACGATGGCCAGCTGCACGCCGCTTTCGGCCACCGCCCTGATCTGGCGGGCGTAGGAGGCGAGCACGTCGGTCGAGAGGCCGTACGGCTGGCCGCCCATCAGCGACTCGCCGCTCAGTTTGAGAAGAATCCTTTTGTATTTCATGTCGTTACTCTTTATCCATCAGTTGCATCAGTTCGTCGAGTTTGGGAGTGAGGATGATCTCCGTACGACGGTTTTTGGCCCGGGCTTCGCGGGTCTTGGCCGGGTCGATGGGCAGCGACTCCCCGCGGCCGGCGGCGATGATCCGCTCGGGTGCGATCTCCCCGTTCTCCAGAAGCAGGCGCATCACCGTCGTGGCCCGTTTCGCGCTCAGGTCGAGGTTGTCCTTCAACTGGCCGTTCGGGCGGTAGGGAACGTCGTCCGTGTGGCCCTCCACCATGACGTTGATGTCCGGGTTCTGGGCCAGCACTCCGGCCAGATCGCGCACGGCACGCGCTCCGTTGGGGTCGATCTCGAAACTGCCCGAGCGGAAGAGCAGCTTGTCCTCCATCGAAACGTAGACCTTGCCTTCGCGGGTGGAGATCGAGAGCCCCTTGCCCTCGAAGCCCAGCAGGGCGTCGGCCACCTTGCGGCGGATCGCGGCGATCGACTCTTCGCGGGCGCGGAGCATCTGTTCCAGTTCGTCCACCCGTTGCGAACGTTCGCTGAGTTCGTTCTGGCTCTCCTCTATCTGGCGGAGCATGCGGGCCGCCTCGGCCGAACCGTCGGCCAGCAGTTTCTTGTATTTCTGGTTCAGGTAAAGATAGTCGGCGGACAGGCGTGCGGTATCCTTTTTGAGCTCTTCCACCGCGTCGGTCAGCTTCCGGTTGCGGGCGCCCAGCTCCTCGATGCGAGTATTGGCCGAGGCCAGTTCGCCTTCGGCCCGCAGGGCCTGCGCCTTCATGGAGTTGAAGGTTTTGTTGGAAACGCACGAGGCGCCGAAAGCCGCCACTGCGCAGATTATCAGGATTTTTTTCATGGGAATTTTCTCTGTTAACCGGTTACGAGCACGAAGATACGAATTTTTTCAAAATATGTATATATTGAATATCTTTGCACGATAATCCTTGGGGTGTGATGTCCGAAACGAACGATACGTATCTGGGCCGGGTGGATTCGCCCGCCGACCTGAAGAAGCTCTCCGTGCAGGAACTGGAGGGCTATTGCGACGAGTTGCGCCGCTTCATCATCGAACAGCTGGCCGCCAATCCCGGCCATCTGGGTTCGAGCCTCGGGGTGGTGGAGCTCACGGCCGCCCTGCACTACGTGTTCGACACGCCGCACGACCGGCTGATCTGGGACGTGGGACACCAGGCCTATGCCCATAAGATCATCACCGGACGAAGGGACGCTTTCCCCACCAACCGAAAGCTGGGCGGGCTGAGCGGTTTCCCGAAGATGAGCGAAAGTCCCTACGATGCCTTCGGCGGCGGCCATGCGTCGGTCTCCATCTCCGCGGCGCTGGGCATGGCCAAGGCGGCCGAACTGAAAGGGGAGAAGCGCGAGGTGGTGGCCGTCATCGGCGACGGGGCCCTCACCGGGGGACTGGCGTTCGAGGGGCTCAACAACGCGGGAGCCTCGAACACCGACCTGCTGGTGATCCTCAACGACAACCACATGTCGATCGACCCCAACGTGGGGGCGCTCAAGGAGTACCTGCTCCATATCTCCACCTCGCGGCATTACAACCGGTTCAAGACCCGTATCTGGGATATGCTTTCCGGGGTGCCCCGCCTGCGCCGCCTGCTCCAGAAGACGGGAAACGCCCTCAAACAGGGGGTGCTCCAGCAGAGCAATCTGTTCGAGAGCCTCAATTTCCGCTATTTCGGTCCGGTGGACGGGCACGACGTGGGGATGCTGGTCAAGGTGTTGCGCGACCTGCGGGAGATTCCCGGTCCGAAACTGCTGCACGTGCTGACGGTCAAGGGGAAGGGTTACAAGCCGGCCGAGGACAACCAGCCTTTGTGGCATGCCCCGGGGCGGTTCAATCCCGAGACGGGTGAGCTGTTGACGCCGGCCGACCTGTCGGCTCCGCCCCGTTTCCAGGACGTGTTCGGGGAGACGCTGCTCGAACTGGCCCGGGGGAACGACCGTATCGTGGGAATCACGCCCGCCATGCCGACGGGCTGTTCGCTGAGCATCATGATGGAGCGGATGCCGGAGCGCTGTTTCGACGTGGGGATCGCCGAAGGTCATGCGGTGACCTTCTCGGCCGGCCTCGCCACACAGGGGATGGTTCCCTTCTGCAACATCTATTCTTCGTTCATGCAGCGGGCCTACGACAACGTCGTTCACGACGTGGCGCTCCAGAACCTGAATGTGGTCTTCTGTCTCGACCGTGCCGGACTGGTGGGGGAGGACGGTCCCACGCATCACGGGGCTTTCGACATTGCGTTTTTCCGTCCCGTGCCCAATCTGACGATCGCAGCCCCGATGGACGAAATGGAGTTGCGCTGCCTGATGTACACGGCTTCGCTGGGCCGCGGCCCCTTCGTGATCCGTTACCCGCGGGGACGGGGTACGAACGAGGATTGGCGCTGTCCGCTGGAAGAACTTCCCGTGGGGAAGGGGCGCCTGCTGCGGGAGGGCCGGGACGTGGCGGTGCTCACGTTGGGTCCGGTGGGACGTTTTGCCGCCGAGGCGATCGAACGCGCCGCAGCCGAAGGTGTTTCGGCCGCCCATTTCGACCTGCGTTACGCCAAGCCGTTGGACGAGGAGATGCTGCACGGCGTCGGACGCAGGTTCTCCCGGGTGATTACGGTCGAGGACGGGGTCGTGCAGGGAGGCGTGGGAAGCGCCGTGCTCGAATTCATGGAGCGCAACGGATACGGCTGCCGCGTGGAGATGCTGGGTATTCCCGACGAGTTCATTCCCCACGGCACCCCCGCCCAGTTGCACCGTCTCTGCGGATTCGACGTGGAAGGAATTTACGGGAAACTCATGGAGGGCCGTTAAAATCCCGTCCGTTTTTTGCAGGTTTTCAATTAATCGCTATATTTGCACTCTCCGAAAGTGCGGGGATTCCGCTTTCTGCTTTCGGTCGGCCATGCCCGGATGGCGGAATTGGTAGACGCGCTGGTCTCAAACACCAGTGGAGCGATCCGTGCCGGTTCGATCCCGGCTCCGGGTACTTTAAGGCCTTAATGATTTGATTTTCAAATCATTAAGGCCTTAAATCTTTTTGTATCGGACGAAGTTTGGACTCCTCATTAGGGCCGGTTATTTTCCCGAAATATGTTTGATTTCTCCGATCCAGGCATCGTCTTTTCCGCCGGAGGAAGAAAGTTGCGGCTGGGTTTGAACCGCTTTGGTTATATATCCGTTTCCGTCCACTTCGTATTCCATGTCGAAATTATCCTTGTAAGCCCACTCGCTCTCTCCTCGTTCTTCATGGAGCAGGTTGCGGCACGGCATGCCCGTCAAGCCTGCGATTGCCAATTCCTCGTCCCACGAGATACGATCGAAGAACAAGTCGAAGTTTTCCCTGTTTTCGAGATTTTCGTAATAGGTATAATTGGTAACGTTGGTTTCCCCCTGGTCGTTGCCGTATTTGATCCGTGTGATATTGCCGTTTTCCCAGATATATTCCTGCCACTCGTGGGCCTGCGTCATACGGATTAGACGATTTTCCGAATTGTACTCGTAGCTTGTCGCATCGAGGTCGGGGCCTTCGGTGCGGGTAACGAAACCGGCTTTGTTCAGATAAGCCGTATAGGTATTAGGCTCATCCGGATCGTCGGAAGATGCGGTGGAGGTAATATGTACAATACCGTCGCCGTACTCGAACGTGATTGTCCGGGTATCGCGGTACTCCTCGTCGCTGTTTTCCTCCTCCCATTTCGTTATCCGGTTTTGATCGTCGTAAGTCAGTTTTATGTTGCTGTACGATTTGTCTGGGTTTATTCTTGAATAGAAATTCATTTCCGAGATTAACGACCGGCCTGTGGGTACGACGGGTTCGCCGCCCACGGTTACCGTGCAGGAGGCCGATACATCCTTGTTGGACGAAGAGGTCGCCGTGACGACCGCCGTTCCCTCTGCTATCGCGGTTATTTCTCCGGTTACGGGATGTACGGCTGCGACTTCGGGATTGCTGCTCGACCAGGATACCGATTTAATCGTAGCGTCGGCGGGTTCTACGGTGGCGGCCAGTGTTGTCTTGACACCTGTTTCGAGAGAGAGTTCGGTTTTATCGAGGGTAATGTCCGTTACCTGGACCGGGGGATCGTTCCGGCTGCCGTCCTGTTTGGTGCCCTCCTGGACGACCGTCACAGTAAAAGTGTTGTTGCCCGAAAGGATAGTAATCGTGGCTTCGCGCCGTTCGCCCGTATAGTTCTGGTCGATTTCGATGCGGAGCGTAATCGTTCCGGGCCCGCCGCTGTATGCCTCGCTGTTACCGTTGTAGAGTTTTAGCCAGACCACGTTATTGCCGTCGGTAGTACGTGCGGCGGATCTGGATAAGGCAGATGCCTGTACCGAAACCTGTACTTCGTTTACGGTCGCCGTCCAGGGGGCATCGGTCGTGAACGAGAAGCCGCCGCCCGTATTTTCGTTATCGGCGTAGGCGCTTTGTGTGAGTTGTCCTTGTACGGGCGGAGTGAATAGCTCGCCTTCTCCGCCTTCGTTTTTGCTGCAACCAGCAAGAATCGCTGCTGAAAGCATCAATAGAAACAGATGTTTTTTCATGGGATAAGATTATTTCCGCCCGTCCCCCGGCAGAAGTTCGGTTACACATATATAAAAAAGACGTGGGACAGTACCTTTTATCTGCTTTTGAGGTCTTGGCCAACCTACACCCAAATAAACGAGTAAAGCCCACGTTTCCGCAGGCATTAACTTTACTCTTCGGGTGCTTAACAAAACGGCCAAGTTTCAAAAGCAAGAATAGAAGCTAACGCTTTTTATATCTTATGTCCTGTAATGAATCCGTATTATATCATGGGCGCGCTGTTATTTGATTGGTTTACGTGGTAAATATACGAAAATTTGGTTATGTTGAAAGCATGGCCGGAATTTATTCCCGCTCCTGCTCGCGGTCTGCGGTACTGATGTCGGTATGTTCCGGAAACTCTTTCGCCTCCTCCCTGGGCCGATGGATGGCATGCAGTTGATGGCGATTTGGATACTTCTGCCGGCGGGTCCGTCTTCTCCCATGGTACGGGAGTCCGTCGCCCCTCCGCCATACCGGCTGAGAACGTTTCTCAGCAACCGTAGCCGTTTTCGGGGGGCGGTTTGGCTACCTCCTGCGTGGCAGTTTCGGAAAAAGTTTCCGGAAACGCACGAGGTAGGTGGCGATCCTGCTTCCGGCGATAATCAGGGTGACGGCCAGAAGGATCAGCGCGATCCCTCCGGCCAGACGGGGCGTGAGCCGTTCGCCGAACACGGCGATCCCGAAAAAGAGGGCCGTGAGGGGTTCGAGTGCTCCCAGGATGGCGGTCGGGGTCGAGCCGATGTACTGGATGGCCCGCGTCGTCGATACGAACGACACGGCCGTGGGCAGTACGGCCAGCGCGATCAGGTTCCCCCAGTGGTACCAGTGATCCGGCGCCAGCAGCGAAGCTCCGAAATCCACCCGCACCAGAAAGATCGAAAGTCCGAACACGAGTGCGTAGAAAGTCAGTTTCACGGTGGGCATCTCCCGCATGCGGGGACGGTTGACGCCGACCATGTAGAGGGCGTAGGAGAGGGCCGAAGCCATCACCAGTCCCACGCCTGCCGGGCTGAGCGTGGTCTCTCCGTCGCCCTGGTAGAGCAGGGCGATTCCCGTCAGTGCGAGGGCGATGCAGGCGGCCGTCAGCAGCGAAAGCCTCTCGTGGAACCATATCGCCATGATGAGCGCCACCATGATGGGGTAGACGAAGAGCAGCGTCGCCGCGATCCCTGCCGCCATATAGTTGAAACTGAGGAACAGGGCCAGCGACGAGAAGGCCATCAGCAGACCCAGCGCCACCAGCGGCGGAATCTCCTGCCGCTTCAGTCTGAAATCGCGCCCCAGAGGATCGGAACGGCCAGCAGATAGCGGAAGAACAGCACGGAATCGGCGTTCATGCCGTCCGCATAGAGCGGAAGCGCGAACAACGGGTTCATGCCGTATGTGGCGGCCGCGACCGCCCCGTAAAGATAGCCTTTGGTTTTGTCCTGCATACTGTCTTTCGATTTCGGTGCAAAATTACTGTTTCTTTCTTCCTGTTGTTTCGTCCGGAGGAAATTTCCGGGGAAGTTTCCGGAGCCTTTCCCCCGATGTCGGTCATATCCGGGGAAAGAGAAATTTTTATCCGGATTAGGCAAAAAAATACCCTATTGTGCATATACTCCCGGCTATCTTTGTTATCAAAATAATTATATTTATAAAATAGAATAAAAACCTTTGATGATTCCGAAACTTCGTGTTTTCTGACCCTTTCTAAAACTACTGATTCTATGAGTGTCTCGTATTCCGGATCGAAACGGGCGAAGAACCTGCCGGTGGTCGTACCGCTGTCCTTCGCATGATGAACGGCCTTCCCGGCCGTTTGTTCCCGATGGGTTTCCTGTGCATGGGCGGCCGGGCGGCGTGCGGTAGGACTGGGTGTCCGCATTGACTGCATGCCGCCGGATGGATTTCGAATAGGGTGACTGCCTGTCTTCAAGTGAATCGCACGGAAGGCGATGTCATTGTCAACCATATACTATTAACCTAATTTTTAATGCGATGATGAAAATTTATCTTTTTTGTCGGGACAAAACGGCATGTGTCGGAAGGTACCTGAACACGTTGATGTGTCTTGCGGCCTGTATTCTTTCGGTGAATGCGGCCATAGCTCAGAGTATGGTTTCCGGGACCGTATCGGATGAGACCGGACAGCCGATTGCCGGTGCCAATGTCATAGTCAAAGGGACGAATCAGGGAACGACTACGAATGTCTCCGGAGAGTTTTCGCTCCGTGCGGATCCGGAAAGCGTGCTTCAGATCTCTTTTATCGGGTATGTCACCCAGGAGATAGAAGTGGGCCGGAAGGTTTCTTTCAAAATTCAGATGAAACCCGACGTCACCTCCATGGATGAAGTCGTCGTGGTCGGTTACGGCGTGGTGAAAAAGCGGGACGTTACCGGTTCCGTGGCCTCCATCGACAATTCGCTGTTGATGCGCCAGAATACGCCGAGTATGAGCCAGGCCCTGAAGGGGCAGATTGCGGGATTGAACATCCGGCAGACCAGCGGAAAAGCCGGGGGAGAGACTTCGGTGATATTGCGGGGTATGAGCGCCATCGGGAAAACCGTGCAGCCTATGGTCATCATAGACGGAATGCCCTCGAACTGGACCGTGCTCAATAACATGAATCCGTCGGATATCGAGCGTATGGACGTGCTGAAAGACGCTTCGTCCACGGCCATCTACGGTTCGCGTGCTTCGGGCGGTGTCATTATCGTCACGACCCGCCAGGGAGAGGAGGGGAAAAACCGGATAACTTATAGCGGGAGTGTCGGTATCAGGACGTTGGCGCATATGCCGCGGATGATGAACTCCGAGGAGTTCATGCAGTTCGTCAAGGATGCCAATGCCTACCGGAACAAGAGTTGGGATACCGATCTGGGGACCGATGACCTGGAATATTATGAGGCCGGGTACGATACGGATTGGCGGGATATGGTTCTGCGCATGGGATACCAGACCAGCCACAGCATTTCTCTCAGCGGCGGCAATAAAAACGAAACGCATTATCTTTCTTTCGGATACCTGCGCGAGAACGGTAACCAGAAGTCGGATACCTACGAACGCTACTCTCTGAATGCCAAAATTTCGGGAAAGGTCCTGGAGGATTTTACCCTGGGCGGTTCCATCTATGCCAGCTATGCGACTTCTCTGGGGGGAGACGGGGAGATGCTGCGTTCGGCATACCGGCTGCGGCCCTGGGGAAATCCCTACAATGAAGACGGCAGCGATCGGTTTTATCCGACCAAACGCCAGAACGGCATCAGCAATCCGATTTTCGATCTGAAAAACTCGAAAGACGAGGTCAACCGTTTTCGGGCTATGGGTTCGGTGTTTTTGGATTACAAGCCGGTCGAGGGGCTGGTTGTCAAGACCAATTTCATGCCTAATTTCCTGATGGACCGCACCGGGCAGTACCGCGGCACATGGACCAAGAACAATAAGGGGACGAATCCGGCGACTGCGAAGGCGGTCAATAAATGGGGGCTCAGCTATGTCTGGGAAAATACGGTTAGCTTCAATCGGACGTTCGGCGATCACAGCATCGGTGCGACCGGATTGTTCAGCATGGAGACCGGGTTCGACGAGGAATATACCGGTGCGATCAAAGGACTGACCTACGATGACGAATACTGGTATAACCTGGGTGCCCGGACGGATATCACCTCTTTGACGAGCAGTCTGGAAAAGAGCAGCATGATTTCGTACATGGGCCGCATCAATTACGGATACAGGGAGAAGTACCTGCTGACGGTGACGGGACGTTGGGACGGATCGTCGAAAATGGCGCCGGGACACAAATGGGGATTCTTCCCTTCGGCCGCTGTGGCGTGGAGGATGAGCGAAGAGCCGTGGATCAAGAATCTGAACGCGTTTTCCAATCTGAAATTGCGTTTGAGCTATGGCGTTTCGGGAAATAACAGTGTCGGGAATTACGAGTCGTGGGCCACGTTGGGCACCACTGTGTATAACTGGTATTCGGAAAACAAGTACGTCGTAGCGAACGGAGTCTCTGCGAAGAAGCCCAACAAGGGTTTGAGCTGGGAAAAGAGTTACGAGTATAACATCGGTCTGGACATGGGGTTCTTCAAGGACCGTTTGAGCGTTGTGTTCGATTGGTACAACAAGACGACGAAAGACCTGATATTGAGCCGGAAGGTTCCCTCCCATCAGGGCGTGACCTCTCTGAAGGACAATGTGGGGTCCGTTCGGAACAAGGGTATCGAGCTGACGGTCAATTCGGTGAATGTCGTGGCGAAGGATTTTACCTGGACGACCAATCTCAATTTTTCCTACAACAAGAATGCGATCGTTGATTTGTACGGCGATAAGAGGGACGACCTGGGCAACAAGTGGTTCATCGGGCAGCCGGTCGATGTGAACTATGATTATAAATGGATCGGC is a window of Gallalistipes aquisgranensis DNA encoding:
- a CDS encoding ComF family protein, whose product is MTGFSFRSVFGDVFRLFFPPVCPACGRPMGEGARTICTRCRGEIPLTGFCRRADNPVAERLRELKVPVVHACSFYFYVAGSGFRRLIHAFKYRGGWKLAVEMGEWFGAEMREGGLYGDVEVVVPVPLHWRKRLRRGYNQSEYLAEGMARSLGCGVDARSVVRRVHNRSQALSGREHRWENVQGIFGVRNPAALAGKHVLLVDDVLTSGFTVASCAEEILRRVPDCRLSVATLAVSRSELLTAHPLKPGRPPKEKEYEYFLEP
- a CDS encoding GNAT family N-acetyltransferase; translated protein: MIYIETPRLLLRDWSDADLPLFAAMNADPAVMEFFPGTLTPAESEAFYRRIRDEFADSGYGLYAVERKIDGCFIGYTGLHRALFEADFTPCIEIGWRLCHAAWGNGFAPEAAAAVLDYAFGLLGMTEVCSFTAAVNLRSQRVMEKIGMEPAGRFVHPSLPRESSLSEHVLYRARIGNAGVE
- a CDS encoding glycoside hydrolase family 10 protein produces the protein MNRREMLKYLVALGLAPLATGYEKATAAVAPKNDPGRKNGAGKSDEMLEARKRARRRTRRIIMNNDGNDARWNESKPVTPELFLSRRTQGLVDSQVDSVFYCSGVTNVHHHKSSVSERQTNSGKGYVADELARLGTDTLSVITNFCHQHGKEVFWSLRMNDTHDSGQEYEFISAFKREHPELIVGKKGVKTPVLSGRWSAFDYGQEPVRRLIVAMLDDVVTRYDIDGVELDFFRHPHFFKAQFLGEPVTQADCDKMTAMIREIRDLCDREGRRRGRPVLIAVRVPDSFGFAKAIGLDWEQWLREELIDLVTAADYLKFEPWAHLAAIGRQYDIPVYACIEQRRLLGGGDPENTSVEELWRTEAYKAWQAGVNGIYTFNRFDPYDPIFRELGDPALLETLPRSGKESMTTLSSKGMLSPTYWLRNGNDFLKK
- the frr gene encoding ribosome recycling factor, with translation MTDEYKLILDIASEKMQKAIEHLTESLLSVRAGKASPNVLNGVMVEYYGTPTAIPQVASVTVPDAKTILIQPWEKKLIPAIEKAILVANLGLTPSNNGEQIRLTIPALTEERRKQLVKQVRSDAETARVSLRNARRDAVEGFKKAQKEGMPEDMAKDGETETQKLTDKFSKKLEELLDAKEKEIMTV
- a CDS encoding TlpA family protein disulfide reductase, producing the protein MKRLSVLLTAALAALTLGSAAQVIGEPREDKDVRVKTGQPVPDFTVTMTDGSKIRMADLKGKVVVVNFWATWCPPCRAELARVQKDIIDRFAGEEFLFLPISRGETAATVEAFRKKTGYTFPMGLDPDKKIYPLFAATGIPRNFLVGRDGTIVGSEIGYSATLFDQFCDRIEKLLKTK
- the pyrH gene encoding UMP kinase codes for the protein MKYKRILLKLSGESLMGGQPYGLSTDVLASYARQIRAVAESGVQLAIVIGGGNIFRGLSGVNRGFDRVKGDQMGMLATIINSLALQSALESEGVKARVLTSIRMEPIGEYYSKARALECMRAGEVVIVGGGTSNPFFSTDTASALRGVEVEADVMLKGTRVDGVYTADPEKDPAAVRFDEISFDEVYARGLKVMDLTAFTLCKENRLPVIVFDMDTEGNLGKVVAGEKIGTLVHE
- a CDS encoding OmpA/MotB family protein translates to MKKILIICAVAAFGASCVSNKTFNSMKAQALRAEGELASANTRIEELGARNRKLTDAVEELKKDTARLSADYLYLNQKYKKLLADGSAEAARMLRQIEESQNELSERSQRVDELEQMLRAREESIAAIRRKVADALLGFEGKGLSISTREGKVYVSMEDKLLFRSGSFEIDPNGARAVRDLAGVLAQNPDINVMVEGHTDDVPYRPNGQLKDNLDLSAKRATTVMRLLLENGEIAPERIIAAGRGESLPIDPAKTREARAKNRRTEIILTPKLDELMQLMDKE